The window AAGACTGGAAATGCCATTCTGGAGGAGTCATTTGTCATAATAgtaacaataatgaaaaaaatcaaaagggaAAACTAAAGGAGCTCCTTTTTGTGAACTGGGACTGACTGAAGATCAGAATGTTTCCACACAAAccaggaggagaggagaggagaggagaggagagagtCGCAGGGGGGAACAGACAAAATCACATCTAGTTGGAACACTTTGTAAATGTTCATCCAATCACGTTTAAAAGACAgatgatttttgttttgttttttctttttccaaaagTGACTGGATGAAATAAAATGGAGCCCTGCTGACGGTACTCTTGTTTCTAATGGCTGATGGGAAATGGAATCTATTTATCACTTTGGTCAGCAGCCATTAAGTTGGGAACAAATGATCAATCCCTACATTTATATTATCAAATCACAAGATGAATAAAATCCTGATGAGATtttactatattatattatatatatatatatattcagtaTATATTGAAaggcaaaaacgctacagtttTACACTTCACTTGACTCATCCATTTTTGGAGGGCTGTTAGATTTCACTTTTAGTTTCTTCTCATTTCTTTGGCAATTTGAATTTTTCTTTTGTGCAAAGAAGGCTGGCTGGGGGGGGGAGTAGAGACATGTAAGTGGGTTCTGCAAAACACCAAACTGCCTTACATCAAATACTATAATGACCTTTTGGGACCACAACACAAAGTAGTCCCCAATCATTTGACTGACTTTTTTGAAGCACGACAAGAATCCATTCATCTATTTAGCGCCCCCCAACCCCCAATTAGCTGCAGACCACCCGCTTACACGCTCTGCCTTCCTTCCGGAGGGGTTGGTTTCTTTCTTTCATGGTACTGTCCTAGCTGCTGCCAACATGGCGACCTTATCACAAGTAGAACCACACCATAATTGTATTGGATGTCATGACAattaaaactaacaaaaaagagCCGAAACAAGCTGTTTTTGGATTGTCCCACCCCCACAGCCTCCACACCCCAATTCTTCCCACCAAAAACACTAACATAAATGTACGCCTGAGAGGGTCCCTGAATGcagcacaactttttttcttcttttttttttaccgctaAACGTGAAggattttgtttttcctgtCCTTCCTCAGAGCCAACTGGAAGTGCCAACATAGACCTCTGGGTCTACCCGttacccccaccccctcccctgGCAGACGACCACTGCTACACCAGCTGTCATCACCTGTGTCAACGCCCCCACCTCCCCGCCCCGACGACGAGTTCAGGGAAAAACTGAAGGGAACacagccattaaaaaaacaaactttgcaGACTGTTTCAGAGGGTGTGGTAGCTGTACAATGTAAATAAGCCCCGCCCCCCTCTTCCTCCAGCAGATATACCCCGGCTGCTAACCCCGCCCCCTCCTCACCTGTGCTTCGTGCATGTGTGATTCAAactgggacaaaaaaaagttttatagcCCACAAATGTCAGGTAAGTCGAGTTGAAAGCTATCATTtccatacttaaaaaaataaaataaaaaagatgtgCTGTATTGTTGCTATTTCTCTTCAGATGCCTATGGGAACTAGTCAGGGGAGGGGAGGAGCCAAGCGGAGCCCCGCCCCCTCCTGCCCCTCACTTATGGGGCGTGTCCACATGTGATAACTTGTGGGTGTACAGAATGAGCGTCTAATTGTAAAATAAGcgggattttaaaaaaagcgAAGCCACATGATGGACTGGTTTGTGAAAGCGTTGCTGACTGTTAAAAAGACGACGTGTGCGGTACTCATCATACCTCAGTCAGCCGTGTCTGAGCCCAAAGACTCCACTTTCATGgcgcctgtgtgtgtttatcaCTGATGACAACATTATATGACTCTTTTGGTTGGGTTCAGGGTTCTTGTTTGTTGCTATTACAGTATTTCTATTTTGTTCTGGTGGGGAGGGGTGATGTTTGTGTTTCTGGCACATGTGTGCAGTAAGTGCTTGCAAACACCAACCCTTCTGATTGTACAGTCCTTTCCTTCCTATCAGCCTATCAGGACGCTCGGCCTCATTGGTCTTCCCTGTCCTAAATCATGAGCGGAACGCGGTCctgctacatttttttttcttttttgggggaggGAGGCTTTATTCTGGGGGACTTGACAAGAGTTTAtttgtttgaaaataaaatatgtgaCTCGGTTACGACTTTGGCACGCTCCTTATTACAGTTGAATACTTGGGGGCGGGGCAGCTGCATGGATTGTTCGGGGTGCCCAAAGTGagattggggggtgggggggggggactcatTGTAGATataatagaataaaaaaactttaaaaatgggaaaaacagagcaaaaatgtAAAGAGGAAAAATTGACATGTTGATGCTAACAAGGTTTTGTCTTTCTatgttttaggaaaaaaattacaaaaaaaatactttttaccaaaaaaaaatcatatatatatagttatatatgtatatattgttatatatgtgtactgtatatgttgatTAGTCCAAATGAAATATGATGgcatcactactaccaggagaaccagagtatagagggggaggagtcacctgctgtggcccagcaaggtgcactgtattcgggcacacgctcccaGCAGCCGgttctctggcaaaccttttgcacttttcaaacgcagcAGTGCTGgtatttcaggtggctgatgaggttttttgtgtgctcaatggAGTTTTTTCACCTCATCACAGCATTTGGGACAACATCCTTCCTTCCTTGGAATGTGtgtttccaagtgagctcaggggaaggtACGACAGGtcgttaacatcacaggcaggaggaaaaaaggcGCGCTTGCTTTGCTCACCAGgacagtatgggtaatctcgcctcattggagcgtttttttttttcttttatgattagttatcagagctatttttaatgttatcagatttatcagtatgatgtcataattccttcatatcGGACCGATAAGtattgtgcacccctgataATAATATAGTGGAtgaacctgtttgactttctaaatacgctttttaacataattaaatccctgtaaacatgaaataagacccctataatcacctttacactcctattacctaataccGTAGGCATGATGAGTGgtaataagacatacagtaagtcACTTGTTggggttgtaaaaaaaaaaaaaaagatggcctACATGAATCTAGCATACATAGACGTACACTACAAcactactgctagctttgtttacaccacattatgCAAGTCTTATGTGCATGCAATGGGATCATTGTAGGGACGTAAGAGCCCCCAATTTATTGATTCTAAACTTAATGAGTTTGAaattggggaagaaggacaacgtaagaagccaaaaatgtaccacttccacacgggatgggaggataACCTTTTTCCACTGTCATGTTGGACTTGCCATGGCTGCATGTTAAGGTCATGTCATGTAAGacaatgtctcatcagtgtacaTTACTGATGCCAAGTTGTGACCTGAATGCTACAGatgatttgtttttcaacatgtgTAGAAGAATAGGTCATAGTCATCCACCAAACTATGGAGGATtaaaagtgccaaaattaaataaataaatacatcattagataattcattaaatatgtaatgaattaattaaatatgtcattaattaattataattggaattaaataaattttaattaattaatgacatatttaattaattatttaatgatgtatttatttatttatttatttttggcacTTTTAATCCGGTGCAGTGGctcatgaatttattttatctgtCAACCTCGCCCATCAAAGTCAGTGGGCGGGGCTAACGCGAATCTTGTCTTATCCACTGCTTTGGTCTGCCGTGAAACCGAAAGTAGAAACATGGCGGCTGTGTTGATGGAGGATCTCCGTGAACTTTCTACAGAGTTGGTGAGAGATGTCTTAGACCTTGCAGAGTACGTGGAAGCAGGACCTGCTGACCCCGAGCATGTAGCGTGTAAAGCAGAGGAACTTATTGAAGTTGTTGGAGTTATTTCCGCACTTTCTGACCAAGATGTTGACCGTAGAGTGACTGCAAATTTAGAAGAAGTACTTCGCCGCTTTTCTGGTACCAGGGTGCAACAGGAGCACACACAGGGACCAGGGCGTTTGGCATTTGACATACCCAGGGCCGCTCTGGAACATCACGTTCATTGTGGATTACCAGCCTGTCAAATTGCAGCGATGCTCGGAGTGTCAAAGAGGACCATCAGGAGGCGCATGCAACAATACGGTTTAAGGTATTTACATTAAATTCATGAGTTTTCAGTTTATGAATTGCCAGTCTCATCCACTCCGAAACGATATTACATTTAGTGAATCACTCgatgttcatgttttttgtttgtgcagAAAGACAGACCTGTATTCAGCTGTGAATGATGAGGAGTTGGACCGTATTGTAAGTGAAGTCCACAGAAGACATCCCAACACCGGCTACAAGCTAATGCGTGGTCATCTGAATGCACGAGGTGTGCGTGTTCCAAGTGAGTATAATATGGGCAATATTTAacgatatacagtacaacatcaCTACCTCTCGTGTGATATTGCTTTTATACTAAAGTTCAACCACAGCTTTTAGCAGTGCTGAGTAAGGAAATGTTAAGAGGGTGATGAAATAAATGATGTTAGGCTATATAGCTCCGCGGGAAAAAAAACGGTTCGCTTAGTCTGTTGCCAGGCAACGCAGCACACAGACTAGGCAATCACAGTGGtactttgtatgtatgtatgtatgtatgtactttatttatcccacagcggggaaatttacttgttacagcagcaagcaagcaagacaagtaaagagaacagtgtaaagaaagcatagtgtctacaacatagttcaggtggtacaggtgttgtagagcctgacagcggttgtTGTTCCAGTACTGGTCAAGTATATTGAACAGGTGTTTCTAATGAAGTTGGCATTGAGTTtatggttatttattttattttcctcccCTCAGTCTCAAGACTGCAAGAGTCTTTACGCAGAGTTGATGCAGAGGGAGTCTACATGAGGCGTCTAAGACTGCGTGTATTAAGACGACGGCAGTATTCTGTTCCTGGCCCAAACTCTTTATGGCATATAGATGGCAATCATAAGCTCATCAGGTCAGTGATACTAGCAGATAAATAATGCCTCTTTCTATAGATGTCATTAGAATTGTTTCACAATAAAGTTGTACCTTTTTGTGTTCACAATTGCCTGACAGGTGGAGATTTGTTGTCCACGGTGGGGTGGATGGATTCAGTCGTTTAGTCGTCTACCTGACTGTGGCTGGCAATAACAGAGCTAGTACGGTCTTACAGAGCTTTATCGCTGCTGTTGAGCAGTACGGGCTGCCATCAAGGGTTCGGTCTGATAAAGGGGGCGAGAATGCAGATGTAGCAGAATTCATGATCGGGAGCAGAGGTACCGACAGGCAGAAGGCAGAAGTGTCCACAATCAATGGTAATTAAATATGTTTGGCAACTAGGCTCACACAAGCGGCATACCAGTTGAATGTACTTCTTTCGCATATGTCACACAAATGATCACCTTGTCATTCTTTTTCCTAAACACAGAATAGAAAGGATGTGGAGAGATGTGTATGAACATGCCCTGGACCTCTTCTATCAGATCTTCACTTCATTGGAAGATCAGGGAACACTGAATCCAGACAATGAAGTCCATCTTTTTGCACTGCACTGGAGCTTCCTTCCACTAATCCAGCAAAGCCTCGACTCTTTCAGGGATGCTTGGAACTTTCCTGGTCTTAGAACTGAAAGGAATCAGTCACCACAGCAACTCTGGAGAAGATACAGAGAGCAAGGCCCTATGGAGGATCCTACTGAGGTTAAAGAAAGATCAGcttttaacactttttaaatGTCTGTTCCTCCAAAGGAATTATTGGAGAAAATATTTTACTACAGAGGTTAAAGCTTTCAAAGATCAACCTCTGAGCTGTAGTTTCTATTGTGTATACTCTGCATAACTACTAATTTAAGACTTATTTTTGGTCACCAAGTTGATGAGAAATTAAATGTTGCCTATtcagttttataaaaaaaaaatggtgtaatGATGTGTAAGACTAGTTTCAAGTACAAGATTGATCATGCTTGTCCTCCATTCAGGTTTATGAAGACTATGGGATCGACCGGAACGGACCTCACAGTCTTCATGGAGGCACTGTGTCAGTCCCCGAGGTTGAAATGAGCTGGCAGCTTTAGTGTTTCAAAGCATGTGGCGGACGTAGGAAGGGTTCCCCCAGAGATCTCCACTTTCAGTTCAGGAGGAAGCTTCTCCCAGCCAACCCAGAATGTCAGCAGCTGGGCCAGTGTACCTGATGAAGctaaaagtcataaaatggATTCAAGACAACATTTAGTTAAACTTTAATTGATCATATCTATCCATGAGACATGGAAGCATTTGTAAAGagaacaacacatttttaaataaagtgttaataccCGTTTCAATGAACATCCTTAGAAAGCCAGTGATGCGGCATCAATGGTCACCAATCAGCTCAAACAGCCTCAACTTCTATCTTGGCATGTTACTGCCAGCTGACACTATTTACCGATTAGCGAACTAGTTTCATGCTCCCACCATTTAGCTACATTgaacatgtacacagtaatgaGCCTACCGCAAAGACACTTTTGATCCAACTCCAAATTGTTCTAAATTAACCTCTACCTGTGTCCTGAGTCATTGATTAGTAGCACACCTGGCTAACATTAAATTATTTAGCTTACCTTGGACAGGTGTAACGTGACGTGATGGAGCAGCAGGTATTTGCTGTGACTGAGCCGCCGGAGCCGGAGGAGTTCTGCTCAGAGCTTCTTCAATCAAATTCGCTGCTTCTCTCAGCAGCTTTGGGCAGGTTGTTGACATTTTGTCCTGCGCCTCATGCGATGTATCATCATTGGGGCTAGAGGACCGAGTTGTCAATAAAGTTTTGTTTGATAGAGTATCCAAACCAACGTAGAGGTGAATAGCGCCACCCAGTGTATCAGAATGTGTTCACAAGCTCTGCATCAATCCATTATCTGGAATCGATTTGCCTTGACTTGATGTGCAGGGTAACTAATCAGGTGTTAGGATCTGCCCACCGACTTTGATGGGCGAGGTTGacagataaaataaattcatgagCCACTGCACCGGATtaaaagtgccaaaattaaataaataaatacatcattagataattaattaaatgtcattaattaattaacatttatgtaattccaattttaattaatgacatttttaattaattaatgacatatttaattaattatctaatgatgtatttattgatttaattttggcacttttaATCCTCCataccaaacagccatcatttgttCAGGAATTATTGAAAAACCACCATAGagtgagggacggctgtatgGGATTTTCAAAGTTTGAGGCAGGTGTCCTGTGGGAGGTGCTagaagacttcaggggaggtgcagcagcttgacaaaaatgaaaaaaaagtttctcctctcattctgtgcaGAAGTGGTACGTttctggcttctttgtccttcttccccactccgtttgaaacacttaagtttagaataaggaaattggagaggctagctagctagctcgctagcagcctgtgcaatgtgatgtaaacaaagaataataggagggactatgggggtgttattttctgtttttataacGTTAAAAAGCGCattgagaaagtcataaaaaggttttctgtgctctaactatgaaaatgttgtgTTTCTAATCCTACTTGGATTCACGTatgacggtcgggtctggaccaattaaccgccataaacgaggggttCGTGTGTTCtattcattcatgttttttggttgGTCAATCAAAAGCCCCTTTAAAAgaaaatatagatataaatatatattttccagCTAAACGTCCAACAGAGTACACGTAAGGAGAGTTTATTAGTCCTGTGAAATGAAGGTGGTATGAAGTATACTGTGGGAGTACGTCTACTGAAACATTTCTATATTTTTACACAAAGGGGGATGAACACATGGTGCATAACACTGATGAATGTTGTGCCACTTAAAGGCTTCTTCTAACAACTTGTATACGTTACCAACAAACACACAACTGCTCCAGTTTGCTCATTCTTCCATCAAGACGTTCCTCTTTGTTCTATCCAGCCGATGCAGGATTTCAGTGTAGAGACCTGACATCTGTGGAAGGAGGCTCATGGTGACATGTTTCCTATCTTCAGGAGATCTGGTGGCGTGCCTTTACCTGCGTCTTGTAGCTGTCTTGCAGGGATCCCAGGTGGCGGACGAAGCTCATGGCCAGACCGCACCACTTCTCGGCCTCCGCGTAGCGAGCCAGGCTGTAGAGCAGGATGCCCGTGTTCCAGGCGCGGGTCAGCAGCCAAAGGATCTCTGTCTCTGGGAACTCGTCAGGCTGCCGACGACAGGAAGCGGGAAGTGTGAGAAAAGGGCCAGATGGAGATGAAGTAGCGGCGGTACGCTAAGCGCTAGTCATGCTTGGAAGTCCTAGAAAAGAAGCTGAAAAGGCCCATCATCTTTTAAAAAGTCTCATTCATGTTGTTCTATCTTTCACTTCATTCCATGTGAGCTCCTTCAAGCGGTGGCTGATGAAATGAAACGGGGGAAACGTGCAATCCTAGTGAAGCCGCAGTGATCATTTGCTGTCTCTTTCAGAGCGGCGTATTGTAACGTTCAAATTGGCAGGAAGAGGATGGTGAATGAAAGCATCCGCTAACTGAAAGCTCATTGATGAAAGCTCATTGATAAATAGAAAAAGGCTTCCACAGAACTTCTTCTGTCCATGCAAGGGGAGGGGAGGGCTACTGACTCACGGACACTGTGATGATGGACAGCCCCTCCTCGTAGTAGTCCCAGGCCTCCTCCAGCGCGCGGGCCTCCACGTCCGACACGCCGCTGGGGAGCGAGAGGCTGATGAGGCTGTGAATGCACTTGCTGAGATGAGAGACAGAAAGCAATGAGAGACGCTTTCCTCATCAGATTGATTGTGTGGCGCCGTGCCTGCAGTGTGCCAGGTCAGCCTGAGGTTGTTTCTTGTGCACAGACAGCGCCACCCTCAGGGCCTTCTTGCATAGCAGAGGGAAGTGGGCTGGAGCCTCCATGGATAACGCTGCATGACATGAAGAGTGCAAGGTACTGTCACATTCACGACAAggtgtatttttaaattttattacctccgccaaggagacAGCGTTtacctgtttgtttgtgtttaaaataacttgaaaagttctgaatggatttggatgacattttcaggaattgtgggaaatgagatatggaagaactgattacattttgggggtgatttttttaaagattcttTAGCGgggcgagataggaccatttttggcatttgtgcatataactccacagaaaatagtcagagcacttgggaaacaaatacaggacaagtttccaacaagtTGTACAAATATCAAAAGACTGATGCAGATCATGGAATCATTACAGATACTATGATCCACAATATGAAAACATAGGGGACCATTGGAATTGTCATGATAGCAAGACAACAAAGGAAGCTATAAACatacaacaaacaccattatatacatatatatatatacatacacacatatatatacatacacatatatatatatatatatatatatatacatacacatatatatatatatacatacacatatatatacatacacatacatatatatatacatatatatacatacacacatatatatatatatacatacacatatatatatatatacatacacatatatatacatacacatacatatatatatatatatatatatatatacatacatatacattatatatatatacatacacatacatacatatatatatatatatatatatacatacacatacatatatacactgctcaaaaaaatgagaggaacacttggaaaacacatcagatctaaactgggagaaaaatgatgttgaatatgtttcctgataataagtgggtgatgtattagtaacaaaatgatgccacatcatttgatagaaatgaaaatgatcaccctatagaggggggaaatcaaagacaccccaaaaatgaaattgaaaaaatgatgcagcacactggtccattttgctaaaatgtcattgtagcaactcaaaatgattctcagtagtttgtgtggcccccacgtgcttgtacgcacgcctgacaacgtgggggcatgctcctaatgagactacggatggtgtcctgggggatctcctcctggaccagggcatcactgcggtacctggacgcatggaggagattccaggagacaggtagttactccacgAGAGCTGGACAGgacgtagaaggtccttcaaccctcaacaggatcggtatctgctcctttgtgcaaggaggaacaggatgagcactgccaaagccctacaaaatgacctccagcaggccactggtgtgaatgtttctgaccaaacaatcagaaacaggctccatgagggtggcctgagggctcatttttttgagcagtatatatatatatatatacatatatatatatatatatatacacccacacacacacccacacacacacacccacacacacacatatatatatatatatatatatatatatatatacacatatatatacatatatatatatacacacacacacacacacacacatatatatatatatatatatatacatgtatatacatacatatatatacacacacacacacacacacacacacatatatatatatatatatatat of the Dunckerocampus dactyliophorus isolate RoL2022-P2 chromosome 11, RoL_Ddac_1.1, whole genome shotgun sequence genome contains:
- the LOC129190415 gene encoding uncharacterized protein LOC129190415 isoform X1, whose product is MAAVLMEDLRELSTELVRDVLDLAEYVEAGPADPEHVACKAEELIEVVGVISALSDQDVDRRVTANLEEVLRRFSGTRVQQEHTQGPGRLAFDIPRAALEHHVHCGLPACQIAAMLGVSKRTIRRRMQQYGLRKTDLYSAVNDEELDRIVSEVHRRHPNTGYKLMRGHLNARGVRVPISRLQESLRRVDAEGVYMRRLRLRVLRRRQYSVPGPNSLWHIDGNHKLIRWRFVVHGGVDGFSRLVVYLTVAGNNRASTVLQSFIAAVEQYGLPSRVRSDKGGENADVAEFMIGSRGTDRQKAEVSTINGN
- the LOC129190415 gene encoding uncharacterized protein LOC129190415 isoform X2 yields the protein MAAVLMEDLRELSTELVRDVLDLAEYVEAGPADPEHVACKAEELIEVVGVISALSDQDVDRRVTANLEEVLRRFSGTRVQQEHTQGPGRLAFDIPRAALEHHVHCGLPACQIAAMLGVSKRTIRRRMQQYGLRKTDLYSAVNDEELDRIVSEVHRRHPNTGYKLMRGHLNARGVRVPISRLQESLRRVDAEGVYMRRLRLRVLRRRQYSVPGPNSLWHIDGNHKLIRWRFVVHGGVDGFSRLVVYLTVAGNNRASTVLQSFIAAVEQYGLPSRVRSDKGGENADVAEFMIGSRGTDRQKAEVSTINE